In Pseudothermotoga hypogea DSM 11164 = NBRC 106472, the following are encoded in one genomic region:
- a CDS encoding DegT/DnrJ/EryC1/StrS family aminotransferase gives MKVPLFDMTRQYESLRDEILNVVDSVFKSGRLIMGENVKRFEEEMQNYLNVKHAIGVANGSDALYIAARSLGIKDGDFVITTAFTFFATVSCVTRNGGTPIFVDIDENTFNIDLDQVEKVLKDHPARNKIRAIIPVHLFGRTVDLERLEYIRQQYGVKILEDCAQSVGSTWQFSDGTVKKSGSVGDVSILSFFPTKNLGAHGDAGMILTNDEHLAEFCRIFRVHGAKVKYFHEMEGVNSRLDEVQAAILRVKLKRLDSFHQRRRDLAKLYNELFEKYDLTNHVVCPPLGEGFECVFHQYVVRVKHGHRDRLKSYLESRGVETAIYYPLGMHRQKCFAHLPRVELEKTDRACAEVLALPMFPELREEEVEYVVKCIKDYFEGECAC, from the coding sequence ATGAAAGTTCCGCTCTTTGACATGACCAGGCAGTACGAATCGCTCAGAGACGAGATTCTAAACGTTGTCGACTCGGTTTTCAAATCTGGCAGATTGATCATGGGGGAGAACGTCAAAAGATTCGAAGAAGAGATGCAAAACTATTTGAATGTGAAACACGCGATAGGAGTCGCAAACGGCTCGGACGCGTTGTACATAGCTGCCAGGTCTCTTGGCATCAAGGATGGAGACTTTGTCATCACGACGGCGTTCACCTTCTTTGCCACCGTGAGTTGCGTAACCAGAAACGGTGGCACACCGATCTTCGTCGATATCGATGAGAACACATTCAATATCGATCTGGATCAGGTGGAGAAGGTTCTGAAGGACCATCCAGCCCGAAATAAAATCAGGGCCATAATACCGGTTCATCTCTTCGGACGAACGGTGGACTTGGAAAGACTCGAGTACATCAGACAGCAGTATGGCGTGAAGATCCTCGAAGACTGTGCCCAATCCGTGGGGTCCACGTGGCAGTTTTCAGATGGCACAGTGAAGAAGAGCGGTAGCGTGGGTGATGTCTCGATACTCTCTTTCTTTCCAACCAAGAATCTTGGAGCCCATGGGGATGCCGGCATGATACTCACGAACGATGAGCATTTGGCAGAGTTCTGTCGGATCTTCAGGGTGCACGGTGCTAAGGTGAAATACTTCCATGAGATGGAGGGTGTCAACAGCAGACTGGACGAAGTGCAGGCGGCCATACTGCGTGTGAAGCTCAAAAGGCTCGATAGTTTTCATCAGCGCAGGAGAGATCTCGCAAAGCTGTACAACGAGTTGTTCGAGAAGTACGATTTGACGAACCACGTCGTTTGTCCACCGTTGGGAGAAGGTTTTGAATGTGTGTTCCACCAGTACGTGGTGAGGGTAAAACATGGACACAGGGACAGATTGAAGTCCTACCTTGAATCGCGCGGCGTCGAAACGGCAATCTACTATCCGTTGGGTATGCACAGGCAGAAGTGCTTCGCTCATTTACCTCGTGTGGAGCTTGAAAAAACGGATAGAGCCTGTGCAGAAGTCCTCGCGTTGCCCATGTTTCCTGAGCTTCGTGAAGAAGAAGTCGAGTATGTTGTGAAGTGCATCAAAGACTACTTCGAGGGGGAGTGTGCATGTTGA
- a CDS encoding CTP synthase, with protein MKKFIVVTGGVLSGVGKGIFCASLARLLKECGVKVNVLKIDPYLNVDAGTMNPNQHGEVFVTEDGYEADLDLGHYERFLGEDMSRKNNITAGQIYSAVVKRERDGGYLGSTVQIVPHVTDEIKRRIDSLEGQVNVIEIGGTVGDIESEVFLESVRQLALEKPFGDFMFIHVTYVPYLRTSNEFKTKPTQQSVQLLRRAGLNPDMIVIRSETAVNSDTIKKVALFGGVPQDMVINLPDVSNVYSIVELLKNLEVHNKVARKLNLALDDSNFSWDYPRTFKQRRIALVAKYLGTDDAYKSIIESIFLAGCVKPEVIDAQNLEDMSYEEVCDRLSEYDGLIIPGGFGKRGIEGKIKAIRYAREHKKPILGICLGMQLMVIEFARNVYGYEGANSTEFDPNTPYPVITLMEEQKRVLQLGGTMRLGAQRMRIFKGTKLWDIYGVEETTERHRHRYEVNYDEFSELFKMPKEQGYKLVISAKSNFVEAIELEEHPFFIGIQYHPELKTKVGKPHPLFKALIDALEEHDQRGM; from the coding sequence GTGAAAAAGTTCATCGTCGTAACAGGTGGTGTGCTCAGCGGAGTAGGCAAGGGTATATTCTGTGCATCTTTGGCCAGATTACTCAAAGAATGTGGCGTCAAGGTGAACGTGCTGAAGATAGATCCTTACCTGAACGTGGATGCGGGTACGATGAACCCGAACCAGCACGGAGAGGTGTTCGTCACAGAAGATGGTTACGAGGCGGATCTGGATCTCGGCCACTACGAGAGATTCCTCGGTGAAGACATGAGCAGGAAGAACAACATAACGGCCGGGCAAATCTATTCGGCCGTCGTGAAAAGAGAGAGGGATGGGGGTTATCTCGGCTCGACCGTTCAGATAGTTCCGCACGTCACCGACGAGATCAAACGCAGGATAGATTCGCTCGAAGGACAGGTCAACGTGATAGAGATCGGAGGCACTGTGGGCGACATAGAGAGCGAAGTGTTTCTGGAAAGCGTCAGACAACTCGCTTTGGAAAAGCCTTTCGGGGATTTCATGTTCATTCACGTCACCTACGTTCCCTACCTCAGAACGTCGAACGAGTTCAAGACCAAACCAACGCAGCAATCGGTGCAACTGCTGAGGAGGGCCGGACTCAACCCAGACATGATCGTCATCAGGAGCGAGACAGCGGTGAATTCCGACACCATAAAGAAAGTGGCGCTCTTCGGAGGCGTTCCACAGGACATGGTGATAAACCTGCCTGACGTCTCCAACGTTTATTCGATAGTGGAACTGCTGAAAAATCTTGAGGTTCACAACAAGGTTGCAAGAAAACTCAACCTCGCTCTCGATGACTCGAATTTCAGCTGGGATTATCCAAGAACTTTCAAACAACGTAGAATAGCGCTGGTTGCGAAATACCTTGGAACAGATGACGCGTACAAGAGTATAATAGAATCCATCTTCCTCGCAGGCTGTGTTAAACCCGAAGTGATCGACGCACAGAATTTGGAAGACATGAGCTATGAAGAGGTATGCGACAGGTTGTCCGAATACGATGGTCTGATCATTCCAGGCGGGTTCGGCAAGAGGGGTATCGAAGGAAAGATCAAGGCCATACGCTATGCCAGAGAACACAAAAAACCGATACTTGGTATTTGCCTCGGCATGCAACTGATGGTGATAGAGTTCGCAAGGAACGTCTACGGATACGAAGGAGCCAACTCCACCGAGTTCGACCCCAACACGCCTTATCCTGTGATAACACTCATGGAAGAGCAAAAGAGAGTTCTGCAGCTTGGCGGAACGATGAGACTTGGCGCTCAGCGAATGCGTATCTTTAAAGGCACAAAACTCTGGGACATCTATGGTGTTGAGGAAACTACCGAGAGACACAGGCACCGCTATGAGGTGAACTACGACGAGTTCTCGGAGCTCTTCAAAATGCCCAAGGAGCAAGGTTACAAACTCGTCATCAGTGCAAAGTCAAACTTCGTCGAGGCGATCGAACTCGAAGAACATCCCTTCTTCATAGGCATCCAGTACCATCCAGAACTGAAAACGAAGGTCGGTAAGCCTCACCCGCTGTTCAAGGCCTTAATTGATGCGCTCGAAGAGCACGATCAGCGGGGAATGTAA
- a CDS encoding MutS-related protein, with protein MSDFVDGPTRSFTMIDEILGPFLPKTVYGRRALEDFSCIMNSEEQFSSHWNRLRRVLKLSNELVLSLEKILERIPDLSHQLESGFLEISDFAKLKRFVFNFLSLRRIADQTWDLPEINGLWKVLSHYFGDGETLQLQSERLVALRKAHLETSKKLKMELNRLCDEIQTLVGLRPRGEEFTVSAQVGEKLVESRLAQIVKDYGERWHLRLVDTEWTTSLKNDLERLEEEMELEASKLLKDVSRKIADFVDLLILCERAVETVDLDLSRYRMYFEYGCCEPTLSQNLRMIKGRFVPTLNYCRKNGYEYYPISLETGPGVTVLCGPNMGGKTTALRTIGSFVLLFQLGYPVPAEEFSSPIFKFVRFVSRGEEMGFSSFAKEIRSLVQALQLEGRKLLLLDEFGTSTNPIEGEALALAIVEHLLGSSDHVFLTTHYPRVVMQAKNVYSCGRIKNFEEEDPHKMFDYSLVPNVKQVERIGLKLAQKLGLPSKIVEKARKHCGLE; from the coding sequence ATGAGCGATTTCGTGGACGGACCAACGAGATCCTTCACGATGATCGATGAGATTCTGGGGCCTTTCTTACCAAAGACTGTGTACGGTAGGAGGGCCTTGGAGGATTTTTCTTGCATCATGAACTCTGAGGAACAATTTTCCTCCCACTGGAACAGGTTGAGAAGGGTTTTGAAACTGAGCAACGAGCTCGTGCTGAGTCTGGAGAAGATTCTGGAGAGGATTCCGGATCTGAGTCATCAGTTAGAGAGTGGCTTTCTGGAGATATCGGATTTTGCGAAGCTCAAAAGGTTCGTCTTCAATTTCTTGTCTCTTCGAAGGATTGCAGATCAGACTTGGGACCTACCAGAGATCAACGGCCTTTGGAAGGTTCTGTCGCACTACTTTGGCGATGGAGAAACTCTGCAGCTTCAGTCTGAAAGACTCGTTGCGCTGAGGAAAGCACACCTTGAGACATCAAAGAAATTGAAGATGGAACTCAACCGGCTGTGCGACGAAATACAAACCTTAGTGGGCCTGAGGCCTCGTGGTGAGGAGTTCACAGTTTCTGCACAGGTCGGAGAGAAACTCGTCGAATCGAGACTGGCACAGATTGTGAAGGATTACGGTGAACGTTGGCACCTGCGCCTGGTTGATACCGAGTGGACAACGTCGCTGAAGAACGATCTGGAGCGTTTAGAAGAGGAGATGGAACTCGAGGCTTCAAAACTTTTGAAGGATGTCAGCAGAAAGATTGCAGATTTTGTGGATTTACTCATTTTGTGTGAGCGTGCCGTCGAGACTGTCGATCTGGACCTTTCCCGTTACAGGATGTACTTCGAATATGGTTGTTGCGAACCCACACTCTCACAGAACCTCAGGATGATAAAGGGCAGGTTCGTTCCCACTTTGAATTACTGCAGAAAGAACGGTTACGAGTACTATCCGATCAGTCTGGAAACAGGACCGGGTGTGACGGTGCTGTGTGGGCCAAACATGGGAGGAAAGACGACGGCGCTCAGGACCATAGGTTCATTTGTGCTTCTGTTTCAGCTCGGTTATCCTGTTCCAGCTGAAGAGTTTTCGAGTCCTATTTTCAAGTTCGTACGCTTTGTTTCGAGAGGAGAAGAAATGGGTTTCAGTTCGTTCGCCAAAGAGATCCGCTCGCTCGTTCAAGCACTTCAGCTCGAAGGAAGAAAGTTGCTGTTGCTCGACGAGTTCGGAACGAGCACCAATCCAATTGAAGGAGAGGCGCTCGCACTCGCTATCGTGGAACATTTGCTTGGTTCTTCAGATCATGTTTTCCTGACGACGCACTATCCACGTGTTGTCATGCAAGCTAAGAACGTTTACAGCTGTGGAAGGATAAAGAACTTCGAGGAAGAAGATCCACACAAAATGTTCGATTATTCGCTCGTTCCGAACGTCAAGCAGGTTGAAAGAATCGGTCTCAAACTTGCGCAAAAACTGGGTTTGCCTTCAAAAATCGTCGAGAAGGCGAGGAAGCACTGTGGATTGGAATGA
- a CDS encoding sodium-translocating pyrophosphatase, whose amino-acid sequence MSWFALSLLVGAVSMVLALALMIYVLRKNAGNEKMKQIHDAIKEGALAYLRRQNRTLAVFVLVMAIVLGAVTSFLKGTTMGFAMAIAYALGSACTTLAAYVGMRAAVEANVRVAAAAQKGLKAAFPVAYYGGAVMGLFVVGISLMGISVLFFVFKVLLGWSDPDAASVVLGFSFGASALALFAKAGGGIYTKTADISADLVGKVELGIAEDDPRNPAVIADNVGDNVGDVAGMGADLTDSYIASVVATMIIGAEIASETLTVLPLTIAAAGLLSSMLALLFVARSIKKSPGRALNLGTFLTCFIFIALLFLVTRFSGLEGNSWLGVFLPTLAGLGAGIVIGLTSDYFTSIEKKPTKTIAEASVTGTAINILMGFSYGLVSIVPPILCIAAATIASWYLARAFGIDPFYGVASAALGMLSIVGTIISADAYGPISDNAKGVAEQSGLGEEVIAVTDMLDAAGNTSKAITKGFAIGSAALTVLALFAAYTHLVDIKTLDLMSPQVIAGVFIGAMMPPLLSAMLILAVSRNSERMIEEIRRQFREIPGLAEGKAKPDYAKCVDIATAGALKELLLPGIVAIVAPALTLVVLGRESLAGFLAGSIVSGIIFALFMANSGGAWDNAKKYIEEGHLGGKGSEAHKAAVVGDTVGDPFKDTAGPSLNTMITVMSLVAEVFAPLLLLMVSR is encoded by the coding sequence GTGAGCTGGTTCGCACTGAGCCTTTTGGTTGGTGCGGTCTCGATGGTCTTGGCGCTCGCGCTTATGATTTACGTTTTAAGAAAGAATGCGGGCAACGAGAAGATGAAGCAGATCCACGACGCAATCAAAGAAGGGGCGCTCGCCTATCTGAGAAGGCAGAACAGAACTCTGGCTGTTTTCGTTCTGGTCATGGCGATCGTGCTGGGAGCTGTCACGAGTTTTCTCAAAGGAACGACGATGGGTTTTGCGATGGCGATCGCCTACGCACTCGGTTCGGCATGCACCACACTTGCCGCCTACGTGGGTATGAGAGCCGCCGTGGAAGCCAACGTGAGGGTGGCGGCCGCAGCACAGAAGGGACTCAAAGCGGCGTTCCCGGTGGCGTACTACGGCGGAGCGGTCATGGGCTTGTTCGTGGTCGGTATATCGTTGATGGGAATCTCGGTCTTGTTCTTTGTCTTCAAGGTGTTATTGGGTTGGTCTGATCCAGACGCGGCGAGCGTCGTCCTTGGTTTCAGCTTTGGAGCGAGCGCTTTGGCATTGTTCGCGAAGGCGGGTGGAGGCATCTACACCAAGACGGCGGACATCAGTGCCGATCTGGTCGGTAAGGTGGAACTTGGGATAGCGGAGGACGATCCGAGGAACCCTGCGGTGATAGCGGACAACGTCGGGGACAACGTTGGAGACGTTGCCGGCATGGGTGCGGATCTCACAGATTCCTACATTGCGAGCGTCGTTGCGACGATGATCATCGGTGCGGAGATTGCGAGTGAAACGCTCACTGTGTTGCCCTTAACCATAGCTGCGGCGGGATTGCTCTCCTCGATGTTGGCCTTGCTCTTCGTCGCGCGCAGCATCAAGAAGAGTCCGGGGAGGGCTTTGAACCTCGGAACGTTCTTGACGTGTTTCATCTTCATTGCGCTCCTGTTCTTGGTCACACGTTTTTCAGGTCTTGAGGGAAATTCGTGGCTGGGTGTGTTCTTACCGACGCTCGCGGGCCTCGGCGCCGGCATAGTGATAGGACTGACTTCGGATTACTTCACTTCAATAGAGAAGAAGCCGACGAAAACGATCGCCGAGGCATCGGTAACGGGCACTGCGATCAACATACTCATGGGATTCTCGTACGGACTGGTCAGCATCGTTCCACCCATCCTTTGTATCGCCGCGGCGACGATCGCATCTTGGTATCTGGCCAGAGCCTTTGGAATAGATCCGTTCTACGGTGTCGCGTCCGCCGCGCTCGGAATGCTCTCAATCGTGGGTACCATAATTTCTGCAGACGCCTACGGACCGATCTCTGACAACGCCAAAGGTGTAGCGGAGCAATCCGGTTTGGGTGAAGAAGTCATCGCGGTGACGGACATGCTCGATGCGGCCGGGAACACATCCAAAGCTATAACGAAGGGATTCGCCATAGGTTCAGCGGCCCTCACCGTGCTGGCGTTGTTCGCAGCTTACACACACCTTGTCGATATAAAAACGCTGGACTTGATGTCCCCCCAAGTGATCGCAGGCGTCTTTATAGGTGCCATGATGCCGCCACTGCTCTCTGCGATGTTGATTTTGGCGGTGAGCAGAAACTCCGAAAGAATGATAGAGGAAATAAGAAGGCAGTTCCGTGAGATACCCGGCCTTGCTGAGGGAAAGGCGAAGCCCGATTATGCGAAGTGTGTTGACATCGCTACGGCAGGTGCACTCAAAGAATTGCTCCTTCCAGGCATAGTCGCGATCGTGGCTCCGGCGCTGACGCTCGTTGTTCTTGGCCGAGAATCGCTGGCGGGATTCCTCGCGGGTAGTATCGTGAGCGGCATAATCTTCGCACTCTTCATGGCCAACTCTGGAGGTGCTTGGGACAACGCGAAGAAGTACATAGAGGAAGGCCACCTCGGGGGTAAAGGTTCTGAGGCACACAAAGCGGCCGTCGTTGGAGACACCGTTGGAGATCCGTTCAAAGACACCGCAGGTCCATCCCTCAACACGATGATCACGGTGATGTCATTGGTCGCAGAAGTCTTCGCTCCTTTGTTACTGTTGATGGTGAGTCGGTGA
- a CDS encoding carbohydrate kinase family protein, with protein sequence MSVTVFGKINIDTFLYIDRIHVGENHLCTKTFTDIGGKGANMAIALAKLNVPCELVAMVGNDSISQTVLKRLEKYGVGIGSIRVCEEQIGKTFVVVESDGRNTMFHILGANAHLTPDKVDWTFLETCKAVFVQMGIPSETAQEVIMMSKRNGKYVFVDPAGFSETIDLQTLAYADTIAPNEVEILKMTKESEIEKAVKKLLNVGVEEVVVKLGKKGATLYTEKMSYHVDAHDVEVVDTTGAGDAFNAAYMFAKLQKLDVKDCLKLAIAASALAVTKIGSSSASPTRDKLAEFLKLKGEERLAKVVLEGSV encoded by the coding sequence ATGAGTGTGACAGTTTTTGGAAAGATCAACATCGACACGTTTCTTTACATCGACAGAATACACGTTGGAGAAAATCATCTGTGCACGAAGACGTTCACAGACATAGGTGGGAAAGGTGCCAACATGGCCATTGCCCTTGCCAAGCTGAACGTTCCGTGTGAACTCGTCGCAATGGTCGGTAACGACTCCATCTCTCAGACGGTGCTCAAACGACTGGAAAAGTATGGAGTCGGCATCGGTTCGATCAGGGTTTGCGAAGAACAGATAGGCAAAACCTTTGTTGTGGTTGAATCCGACGGCAGAAACACCATGTTTCACATACTCGGTGCCAACGCGCACCTGACTCCTGACAAGGTCGACTGGACTTTCCTCGAAACCTGCAAGGCCGTGTTCGTTCAAATGGGCATTCCGAGCGAGACAGCACAAGAAGTCATCATGATGTCGAAGCGGAACGGCAAGTACGTCTTTGTTGATCCAGCAGGTTTCTCGGAAACGATCGATCTACAAACACTCGCATATGCCGACACCATTGCTCCGAACGAGGTAGAGATTCTGAAGATGACCAAGGAAAGTGAGATCGAGAAAGCCGTGAAGAAGCTCTTGAATGTGGGTGTGGAGGAAGTGGTCGTGAAACTCGGCAAGAAGGGTGCAACACTGTACACCGAAAAAATGTCATACCACGTCGATGCTCATGACGTGGAGGTTGTAGACACCACCGGTGCGGGGGATGCCTTCAACGCAGCCTACATGTTCGCAAAGCTGCAGAAACTGGATGTGAAGGACTGCCTGAAGCTGGCTATCGCAGCTTCTGCTTTGGCCGTGACGAAGATTGGGAGCTCCAGCGCAAGTCCAACGCGTGATAAGCTCGCAGAATTCTTGAAACTCAAAGGGGAGGAAAGGCTGGCAAAGGTTGTTCTGGAGGGATCTGTGTGA
- a CDS encoding DUF4897 domain-containing protein, producing the protein MNQRTLLYLLIAFVLFFTVMQLIGVFLQRPAFEVVYYRSRMEYDYSGAATFTTTAGLFFKDASKQQQYLQNYRQSSLEQFKQYFAEVSKRLGRQIEVISMESTVTERSGILEVMEKAVLSNVAVVEQDVVDTSLRDVSINAVADSEIVVVIPEDAVVLSVEPTPVRTLDNQIYWKPTGSMTFPRVVFRKGEPR; encoded by the coding sequence TTGAACCAGCGAACGTTACTCTACCTATTGATCGCTTTTGTACTGTTTTTCACCGTGATGCAACTCATCGGTGTGTTTTTGCAGCGGCCGGCCTTCGAGGTCGTTTACTACAGAAGTAGGATGGAGTACGATTATTCGGGCGCTGCCACGTTCACAACCACGGCCGGCCTTTTCTTCAAAGATGCATCCAAGCAGCAGCAGTATTTGCAGAATTATAGACAGAGTTCGCTCGAGCAGTTCAAACAGTACTTTGCGGAGGTCAGCAAAAGGCTCGGAAGGCAGATTGAGGTCATATCGATGGAATCAACGGTGACAGAACGGTCTGGCATTCTCGAGGTGATGGAGAAAGCAGTGCTCTCGAATGTGGCAGTCGTCGAGCAAGACGTTGTGGATACCAGTCTCAGAGACGTGTCGATCAACGCCGTCGCCGATTCCGAGATCGTCGTGGTCATTCCCGAAGACGCCGTGGTGCTGTCGGTGGAACCGACGCCCGTCAGGACCTTAGACAACCAGATTTATTGGAAACCAACAGGTTCAATGACTTTTCCCCGAGTCGTGTTCAGAAAAGGTGAACCAAGGTGA
- a CDS encoding NAD-dependent protein deacylase has protein sequence MTERELLEKIKASHHVVALTGAGVSTESGIPDFRGPNGLYSKYPENIFDIDYLYAEPEGFYRFWREALLPMSEAQHNDAHTLLAELESRSLLEAVITQNIDGLHQKAGSKNVIELHGNIFEYYCTRCGKVRSLESVKKLLESNPVPRCDCGGLIRPNIVFFGESLPMHALSEATRHARECDLMIVLGSSLVVYPAAQLPIIAKEHGAKLIIVNKGKTGLDDLADFKFDRNLSDFARELIKHLHST, from the coding sequence GTGACCGAACGGGAACTTCTTGAGAAGATCAAAGCTTCACACCACGTTGTCGCTCTCACCGGTGCGGGTGTGAGTACCGAGAGTGGCATTCCGGACTTCCGAGGCCCGAACGGTTTGTATTCGAAGTACCCAGAGAACATCTTCGACATCGATTATTTATACGCTGAGCCAGAGGGCTTCTATCGTTTCTGGAGAGAAGCGTTGCTTCCCATGAGCGAAGCTCAACATAACGATGCGCACACTCTGCTCGCAGAGCTCGAAAGTCGAAGTTTGCTTGAGGCCGTCATCACACAGAACATCGATGGGCTTCATCAAAAAGCAGGCAGTAAGAACGTTATAGAACTTCACGGAAACATTTTCGAGTACTATTGCACCAGGTGTGGAAAAGTTCGAAGTCTCGAAAGTGTGAAAAAGTTGCTCGAGTCGAACCCCGTGCCAAGGTGCGACTGTGGAGGTTTGATCAGGCCGAACATAGTGTTCTTTGGCGAGAGTCTGCCCATGCATGCACTGAGCGAAGCGACGCGGCATGCTCGAGAATGCGATTTGATGATCGTACTCGGCAGTTCCCTCGTCGTGTACCCTGCGGCGCAGCTTCCCATCATTGCGAAGGAACATGGAGCGAAGCTCATCATCGTTAACAAAGGAAAGACGGGACTGGACGATCTTGCAGACTTCAAGTTCGATAGGAACCTCAGCGACTTTGCAAGAGAGTTGATCAAACACCTTCACTCAACATAA
- a CDS encoding cyclophilin-like fold protein produces MKLRFIFGQVECVAELDEKKAPLTIEAIRKELPIRSVANRWGDEIYFETPVRLTIEENSKDVVEEGDVAFWIPGRAICIFFGKTPISDDKIRPASAVNVIGKVKEGLDLLKNVRSGTKVVVQIE; encoded by the coding sequence ATGAAACTCAGATTCATCTTCGGTCAAGTCGAGTGCGTGGCGGAGCTGGACGAAAAGAAGGCACCTCTCACGATTGAAGCCATAAGGAAAGAACTTCCGATCAGATCGGTCGCTAACCGCTGGGGCGACGAGATATACTTCGAAACGCCCGTTCGTCTGACCATCGAGGAGAACAGCAAAGATGTGGTGGAAGAGGGCGACGTGGCCTTCTGGATACCTGGAAGGGCCATCTGCATCTTCTTCGGCAAAACTCCCATCAGTGATGACAAGATTAGACCGGCGAGTGCGGTGAACGTTATCGGTAAGGTCAAAGAGGGCTTGGACTTGCTGAAAAACGTCAGGTCTGGTACAAAAGTCGTGGTCCAGATCGAGTGA
- a CDS encoding nucleotide sugar dehydrogenase has protein sequence MLRDKLINKTAIVGVIGLGYVGLPLAVEKAKAGFTVVGFDIQKERVDKVNRGENYIGDVVSEDLERLVRDGKLSATVDYERLRECDVVSICVPTPLDEYKQPDLTYVVNTAKEIALRLHRDMLVVLESTTYPGTTEEVIKPILESSGLKCEEDFYLAFSPERVDPGNLLYKTKNTPKVVGGVGKKSSELAKLLYESVLEAPVFVVSSAKAAEMTKILENTFRIVNIALANEMAIIAEKMGINIWEVIEAASTKPFGFMPFYPGPGVGGHCIPIDPFYLTYKARQYDYHTRLIELAGEINDSMPGYVVNRVMKLLNQRKKCLNGAHVLLVGIAYKGDVDDVRESPALKVLKLLEEEQAEVVVVDPYVESFKWRGSERKTQHLTVELARWADIAIITTAHRKRIDYRILVENCSLIFDTKNVLKSFKLSSPNIVVL, from the coding sequence ATGTTGAGAGACAAGCTCATCAACAAAACTGCGATCGTTGGTGTGATAGGGCTCGGTTATGTGGGACTTCCGCTTGCCGTTGAGAAGGCGAAGGCAGGTTTCACCGTCGTGGGTTTCGACATACAGAAAGAACGTGTGGATAAGGTGAACCGCGGTGAGAACTACATTGGTGACGTCGTGTCAGAAGATCTGGAGAGACTCGTGAGGGATGGCAAGCTTTCCGCGACGGTTGATTATGAAAGGCTCAGAGAGTGCGATGTGGTGAGCATATGCGTGCCCACGCCGTTGGACGAATACAAACAACCCGATCTCACGTACGTGGTGAACACCGCCAAGGAGATCGCCTTGAGGTTGCACAGAGACATGCTCGTTGTGCTTGAGTCCACCACGTATCCTGGTACGACGGAGGAAGTTATCAAGCCGATACTCGAGTCGAGTGGATTGAAGTGTGAGGAAGACTTCTATCTGGCCTTTAGCCCAGAGCGAGTCGATCCAGGAAACTTACTATACAAGACCAAGAACACCCCAAAGGTTGTTGGGGGTGTTGGTAAAAAGTCTTCAGAACTTGCGAAGTTGCTGTACGAGAGCGTGCTCGAAGCACCTGTTTTCGTAGTTTCCTCGGCGAAGGCTGCGGAGATGACAAAGATACTGGAGAACACTTTCAGAATCGTCAACATCGCGTTGGCTAACGAAATGGCAATCATCGCCGAGAAGATGGGGATAAACATATGGGAAGTCATAGAGGCAGCCTCTACAAAGCCTTTCGGTTTCATGCCCTTCTATCCCGGTCCGGGTGTCGGTGGTCACTGTATCCCGATCGATCCGTTCTACCTGACCTACAAGGCGAGACAGTACGATTACCACACCAGGCTCATCGAACTTGCCGGTGAGATAAACGACTCGATGCCAGGCTATGTTGTGAACAGGGTTATGAAGTTGCTCAACCAGAGGAAAAAATGTCTCAACGGTGCACACGTTCTGCTCGTTGGAATAGCGTACAAAGGTGATGTGGACGACGTAAGGGAATCACCAGCGCTGAAGGTGCTCAAGCTCTTGGAGGAGGAACAAGCAGAGGTCGTGGTCGTGGATCCGTACGTGGAATCCTTCAAGTGGAGAGGTTCAGAAAGGAAGACTCAGCATTTGACGGTGGAGCTCGCCCGCTGGGCCGATATAGCCATCATAACAACTGCGCACAGAAAGCGCATCGACTACAGAATTTTGGTGGAGAACTGCTCGCTCATTTTTGACACGAAGAACGTTCTGAAGAGTTTCAAACTCTCGAGTCCGAACATCGTGGTGCTGTGA